The Canis lupus baileyi chromosome 28, mCanLup2.hap1, whole genome shotgun sequence genome has a segment encoding these proteins:
- the VXN gene encoding vexin, whose product MHQIYSCSDENIEVFTTVIPSKVSSPARRRVKSSQHLLTKNVVIESDLYTPRPLELLPHRSERRDAEGRRSGRLHGARPQGPHLGKAPARPVGISETKSSNLCGNRAYGKSLIPPVARISVKAPGVLEAAAMGSENGGVLTRGSRHLKKMTEEYPTLPQGAEASLPLTGSASCGVPSILRKMWTRHKKKSEYVGATNSAFEAD is encoded by the exons ATGCATCAGATTTACAGCTGCAGTGATGAAAATATAGAAGTTTTCACCACGGTGATCCCTTCCAAGG tGTCCAGTCCAGCCAGAAGAAGAGTCAAAAGCTCTCAACATCTCTTGACCAAGAAT GTGGTGATCGAGTCAGACCTTTACACGCCGCGGCCCCTGGAGCTGCTGCCGCACCGCAGCGAGCGCCGCGACGCCGAGGGCCGCAGGTCGGGCCGGCTCCATGGCGCGCGGCCGCAGGGCCCCCACCTGGGCAAGGCCCCGGCCAGACCCG TGGGGATTTCAGAAACCAAGTCATCAAATCTGTGTGGGAATCGAGCATATGGAAAATCTTTG ATTCCTCCGGTGGCCCGGATCTCGGTGAAAGCCCCCGGCGTGCTGGAGGCCGCAGCCATGGGCTCGGAGAACGGAGGTGTTCTGACCAGAGG ATCCAGACATCTCAAGAAGATGACTGAAGAGTATCCAACCCTTCCCCAGGGAGCAGAAGCCTCCCTACCGCTGACAGGAAGCGCTTCCTGTGGTGTCCCTAGCATCCTCCGGAAAATGTGGACAAGGCACAAGAAGAAGTCTGAATATGTGGGAGCTACCAACAGTGCCTTTGAGGCTGACTAA